A single region of the Salarchaeum japonicum genome encodes:
- a CDS encoding winged helix-turn-helix transcriptional regulator — protein sequence MADQRLSVECAGNDWCSITATASLIGKKWHPVIIHRLLRTNALGFNELQEDVDGISSKVLSESLDDLEEKGLVDRQVVQDKPVRVRYSLTDLGESLEPVVRSLAEWGEQHLEPAENLV from the coding sequence ATGGCCGACCAACGGCTTTCCGTGGAGTGCGCCGGCAACGACTGGTGTTCCATCACCGCGACCGCCTCCCTCATCGGGAAGAAGTGGCATCCGGTCATCATCCACCGCCTCCTCCGCACGAACGCCCTCGGGTTCAACGAACTCCAGGAGGACGTGGACGGCATCTCCAGCAAAGTCCTCTCGGAGAGCCTCGACGACCTCGAAGAGAAGGGACTCGTCGACCGCCAGGTCGTGCAGGACAAGCCCGTGCGCGTCCGCTACTCGCTCACCGACCTCGGCGAGTCACTCGAACCGGTCGTGCGGTCGCTCGCCGAGTGGGGCGAACAACACCTCGAACCGGCCGAAAACTTAGTCTAG
- a CDS encoding mechanosensitive ion channel family protein, with the protein MNRRALALLLAALTYSALAALVPPAIDPSAEFAGVLVASALRNVLLAVAALAALAAAYALVLDTLLSHTSDRRRQHRLRSIVRLAFLAVGTVLVLAVVTDQWLPALVSLGVVGVAVSLSLQQPLLSLLGWVYITTKQPYQVGDRVAIGDSKGDIVDVDYLVTTLWEINGDLVSTNQHSGRHVTVPNSVVLSAHVTNYSRDEFPYVWNELSIQVAYETDLDFARGRLQEVVDDYLGDEMARNVAHYREMLAETPVEMEVNDRPTVNVAQKESWVELRARYLVKPRAGTRVRNDLYARVLDEFGDHPERIAFPVGRNR; encoded by the coding sequence ATGAACCGCCGCGCACTCGCGCTCCTGCTCGCGGCGCTCACGTATAGCGCGCTCGCCGCGCTCGTCCCGCCCGCCATCGACCCGTCCGCGGAGTTCGCGGGCGTCCTCGTCGCGTCCGCGCTCCGGAACGTCCTGCTCGCGGTCGCCGCGCTCGCCGCATTGGCCGCCGCGTACGCGCTCGTCCTCGACACCCTCCTCTCGCACACCAGCGACCGCCGCCGCCAGCACCGCCTCCGCTCCATCGTCCGCCTCGCCTTCCTCGCGGTCGGCACCGTCCTCGTGCTCGCCGTCGTCACCGACCAGTGGCTGCCCGCGCTCGTCAGCCTCGGCGTCGTCGGCGTCGCCGTCTCCCTCAGCCTCCAACAGCCCCTGCTCTCCCTCCTCGGCTGGGTGTACATCACCACGAAACAACCCTACCAGGTCGGCGACCGCGTCGCCATCGGCGACTCGAAGGGCGACATCGTGGACGTGGACTACCTCGTCACCACGCTCTGGGAGATAAACGGCGATTTGGTCTCCACGAACCAGCACTCCGGCCGCCACGTCACCGTCCCGAACTCCGTCGTGCTCAGCGCGCACGTCACGAACTACTCCCGGGACGAGTTCCCCTACGTCTGGAACGAACTCTCGATTCAGGTCGCGTACGAGACCGACCTCGACTTCGCGCGCGGCCGCCTCCAGGAGGTCGTGGACGACTACCTCGGCGACGAGATGGCGCGGAACGTCGCGCACTACCGCGAGATGCTCGCCGAGACCCCGGTGGAGATGGAAGTGAACGACCGGCCCACGGTGAACGTCGCGCAGAAGGAGTCCTGGGTGGAACTCCGCGCGCGCTACCTCGTGAAACCGCGGGCGGGAACCCGGGTGCGGAACGACCTCTACGCGCGCGTCCTCGACGAGTTCGGCGACCACCCCGAGCGAATCGCGTTCCCCGTCGGGCGGAACCGCTAA
- a CDS encoding DUF7543 family protein, producing MDWQEVDAHTGRRWERADGYAVVSVRETAGGDWAVTYDRLTQAPAGEAYERVSEPTESAALDRAAEYRESGSH from the coding sequence ATGGACTGGCAGGAAGTGGACGCACACACGGGGCGGCGGTGGGAGCGCGCGGACGGTTACGCGGTCGTCTCCGTGCGGGAGACGGCGGGCGGCGACTGGGCGGTGACGTACGACCGACTCACGCAGGCCCCGGCGGGCGAGGCGTACGAGCGGGTGAGCGAACCGACGGAATCGGCGGCGCTCGACCGTGCCGCGGAGTACCGCGAGAGCGGTTCTCATTAG
- a CDS encoding cryptochrome/photolyase family protein: MTTVWVLGDQLTRRGPVSRALDGDADRVLMVESRAFAARHPYHGQKLALVFSAMRHFRDRLREDGVTVRYERADTFREGLDAFFDDHPEESLVAMRPAGGGADALRDLVQDAGGRVEFVANESFLCSPAAFREWDDGGQSHEDFYRWMRRRTGYLMDDGDPLGGEWNYDEQNRETPPDDYEFPDPARFPPDDTTERVLDEVRAEYDAWGAVEVFGWPVTRDDALDALDDFCEHRLADFGTYQDAVVAGEWALNHSLLSPALNLGLLHPAEVIERAIDEYDARADVPLHSLEGFVRQILGWREFMRQVYLREDGLADANQLDHSRDLPDFYWTGDTDMACLRESIAHVREHGYAHHIERLMLQSNFALTFGVDPAELTSWFHAAYVDAYHWVTTPNVVGMGVYGTDAFTTKPYAASANYINRMSDHCAGCPYDPDATTGEDACPFNALYWDFLAEHEDRLRHNYRMAGLYHHVDTKRGDELDAIRERADDVRALADAGDL, translated from the coding sequence ATGACGACTGTCTGGGTGCTCGGCGACCAGCTCACCCGCCGCGGCCCCGTCTCCCGCGCCCTCGACGGGGACGCCGACCGCGTGCTGATGGTCGAATCCCGCGCGTTCGCGGCCCGCCACCCCTACCACGGGCAGAAGCTCGCGCTCGTGTTCTCCGCGATGCGGCACTTCCGCGACCGCCTCCGCGAGGACGGCGTGACCGTCCGCTACGAGCGCGCGGACACCTTCCGCGAGGGCCTCGACGCGTTCTTCGACGACCACCCCGAGGAGTCGCTGGTGGCGATGCGGCCCGCGGGCGGCGGCGCGGACGCGCTCCGCGACCTCGTCCAGGACGCGGGCGGACGCGTCGAGTTCGTGGCGAACGAGTCCTTCCTCTGCTCGCCCGCGGCGTTCCGCGAGTGGGACGATGGCGGCCAGTCCCACGAGGACTTCTACCGGTGGATGCGCCGCCGTACGGGCTACCTGATGGACGACGGCGACCCGCTCGGCGGCGAGTGGAACTACGACGAACAGAACCGGGAGACGCCGCCCGACGACTACGAGTTCCCCGACCCCGCGCGCTTCCCGCCGGACGACACCACCGAGCGCGTCCTCGACGAGGTTCGCGCGGAGTACGACGCGTGGGGCGCGGTCGAGGTCTTCGGGTGGCCGGTGACGCGCGACGACGCCCTCGACGCGCTCGACGATTTCTGCGAGCACCGGCTCGCGGACTTCGGGACGTACCAGGACGCCGTCGTCGCGGGCGAGTGGGCGCTCAACCACAGCCTGCTCTCGCCCGCGCTCAACCTCGGCCTCCTCCACCCCGCGGAAGTCATCGAGCGCGCCATCGACGAGTACGACGCCCGGGCGGACGTGCCCCTGCACTCGCTGGAGGGGTTCGTCCGACAGATCCTGGGCTGGCGGGAGTTCATGCGCCAGGTCTACCTGCGCGAGGACGGGCTGGCGGACGCGAACCAGCTCGACCACTCCCGCGACCTCCCCGACTTCTACTGGACGGGCGACACCGACATGGCGTGTCTCCGCGAGTCCATCGCGCACGTCCGCGAGCACGGGTACGCCCACCACATCGAGCGCCTGATGCTCCAGTCGAACTTCGCGCTCACGTTCGGCGTCGACCCCGCGGAACTCACTTCGTGGTTCCACGCGGCCTACGTCGATGCCTACCACTGGGTGACGACGCCGAACGTCGTCGGGATGGGCGTCTACGGCACGGACGCGTTCACGACGAAACCGTACGCGGCGAGCGCGAACTACATCAATCGGATGAGCGACCACTGCGCGGGCTGTCCGTACGACCCCGACGCGACCACCGGTGAAGATGCGTGCCCCTTCAACGCGCTCTACTGGGACTTCCTCGCGGAACACGAAGACCGCCTCCGGCACAACTACCGGATGGCCGGCCTCTACCACCACGTCGATACCAAGCGCGGGGACGAACTGGACGCGATACGCGAGCGCGCCGACGACGTGCGCGCGCTCGCCGACGCGGGCGACCTCTAG
- a CDS encoding Zn-dependent hydrolase — MDVSLDRLRDDIEANAAFGATGDTGRTNRTGSDANRDARDHLVERMEDAGLDVRVDAVGNIAGRWVPDAADADAAAVASGSHLDSVPNGGIFDGPLGVYGALEAVRALRESDADFARPVEVVSFTEEEGASFAPGLLGSSVATGERDLDTALAYEHEGRTLDAALSDIGYRGDGVLDASAWDAWVELHIEQGTRLESADADVGVVTDITGITHCEAVVEGQADHAGATPMDARTDALAAASEFVLDVEDAATDAASGDGTAVGTVGSLDVSPNATNVVPGRVELGVDIRDVSKETMDDLAAAARDSLDRLDAERGVETALSRPFDVPPAPMAERVRDAATDAADESELASLALHSGAAHDTMHVARVTDAGLLFAPSEGGFSHSPREWTDWSDCRDAVAVLAGTIERLAGR, encoded by the coding sequence ATGGACGTCTCTCTCGACCGCCTGCGGGACGACATCGAGGCGAACGCCGCGTTCGGCGCGACCGGCGACACCGGCCGCACGAACCGCACCGGAAGCGACGCGAACCGGGACGCCCGCGACCACCTCGTGGAGCGCATGGAGGACGCGGGCCTCGACGTGCGCGTGGACGCCGTCGGGAACATCGCGGGCCGCTGGGTGCCCGACGCCGCGGACGCCGACGCGGCGGCGGTGGCGTCCGGAAGCCACCTCGACTCGGTGCCGAACGGCGGCATCTTCGACGGCCCGCTCGGCGTGTACGGCGCGCTCGAAGCCGTGCGCGCGCTCCGGGAGTCCGACGCCGACTTCGCGCGACCCGTCGAGGTCGTGTCGTTCACGGAGGAGGAGGGCGCGTCGTTCGCGCCCGGCCTCCTCGGGTCGTCGGTCGCCACGGGAGAGCGCGACCTCGACACCGCGCTCGCGTACGAACACGAGGGGCGGACGCTCGACGCCGCGCTCTCCGACATCGGCTACCGCGGGGACGGCGTGCTCGACGCGAGCGCGTGGGACGCCTGGGTGGAACTCCACATCGAACAGGGAACCCGCCTCGAATCCGCGGACGCGGACGTGGGCGTCGTCACCGACATCACGGGCATCACGCACTGCGAGGCGGTCGTCGAGGGACAGGCCGACCACGCGGGCGCGACCCCGATGGACGCGCGGACGGACGCGCTCGCCGCCGCGAGCGAGTTCGTGCTCGACGTGGAGGACGCCGCCACCGACGCCGCGAGCGGGGACGGAACCGCGGTCGGCACCGTCGGGAGCCTGGACGTGTCGCCGAACGCGACGAACGTCGTCCCCGGCCGCGTCGAACTCGGCGTCGACATCCGGGACGTCTCGAAGGAGACGATGGACGACCTCGCGGCCGCGGCCCGCGACTCCCTCGACCGACTCGACGCGGAGCGCGGCGTCGAGACCGCGCTCTCGCGGCCGTTCGACGTGCCGCCCGCGCCGATGGCCGAGCGCGTCCGGGACGCCGCCACCGACGCCGCGGACGAGAGCGAGTTGGCGAGTCTCGCCCTGCACTCGGGCGCGGCGCACGACACGATGCACGTCGCGCGCGTGACGGACGCAGGCCTGCTGTTCGCGCCCTCCGAGGGCGGGTTCTCCCACAGTCCCCGCGAGTGGACGGACTGGTCGGACTGCCGGGACGCCGTCGCGGTGCTCGCGGGCACCATCGAACGGCTCGCCGGACGGTAG
- a CDS encoding O-methyltransferase, with the protein MSDVLTDAAADAVRAGNADPDPVLAEMTDYGRDEHFPIVGPDAGRFLRLLARLTGAERVFEFGSGFGYSAAWVADALPADGELVLTDFDPENLQKAREFLDQTGDIEKCVFEAGDAFETFDARDGPYDLVFVDCQKTRYAEALDRAVPELRDGAVVVADNVLDGPASPADLRDAFAGDAPSDAAAGIAEYVEKVRSAPFETAIVPLGEGLSVSRYSP; encoded by the coding sequence ATGAGCGACGTACTCACCGACGCCGCCGCGGACGCCGTGCGCGCCGGCAACGCCGACCCCGACCCCGTGCTCGCGGAGATGACCGACTACGGCCGCGACGAACACTTCCCCATCGTCGGCCCCGACGCAGGCCGCTTCCTCCGCCTGCTCGCCCGCCTCACGGGCGCGGAGCGCGTCTTCGAGTTCGGCTCCGGGTTCGGGTACTCCGCCGCGTGGGTCGCGGACGCCCTCCCCGCCGACGGCGAACTCGTCCTCACCGACTTCGACCCCGAGAACCTCCAGAAAGCCCGCGAGTTCCTCGACCAAACCGGCGACATCGAGAAGTGCGTCTTCGAGGCCGGTGACGCCTTCGAGACGTTCGACGCCCGCGACGGCCCCTACGACCTCGTCTTCGTGGACTGCCAGAAGACCCGGTACGCGGAAGCGCTCGACCGCGCCGTCCCGGAACTCCGCGACGGCGCGGTGGTCGTCGCCGACAACGTCCTCGACGGCCCCGCATCGCCCGCCGACCTCCGGGACGCGTTCGCGGGAGACGCGCCCAGCGACGCCGCTGCCGGCATCGCGGAATACGTGGAGAAAGTGCGCAGTGCGCCGTTCGAGACCGCGATAGTCCCGCTCGGCGAAGGCCTCTCGGTCAGCCGATACAGCCCTTAG
- a CDS encoding winged helix-turn-helix transcriptional regulator, whose product MRGLDDIDREILSMLAADARTPYSDIADAVDRAPPTVSDRVDRLQELGVIRRFTVDLDRSTLDAGTPVLVELAVASDAVEAVRSALRGADAVERVYVTAGDRVLAHAHVPGDVRGFLDRVLPDEGVRSRDVSLLSESESAPGVGDVSLALSCAECENTVTAEGESRTLDGDTYYFCCSSCEERFVERYESFADATNA is encoded by the coding sequence ATGAGAGGGCTGGACGACATCGACCGCGAAATCCTCTCGATGCTCGCGGCGGACGCGCGCACGCCGTACAGCGACATCGCCGACGCGGTCGACCGCGCGCCCCCGACGGTCTCCGACCGCGTCGACCGCCTCCAGGAGCTGGGCGTGATTCGGCGGTTCACCGTCGACCTCGACCGGAGTACACTCGACGCCGGCACGCCCGTCCTCGTCGAACTCGCGGTCGCGTCGGACGCGGTCGAGGCGGTGCGGTCGGCGTTGCGCGGCGCGGACGCGGTGGAGCGCGTGTACGTCACCGCCGGCGACCGCGTGCTCGCGCACGCCCACGTCCCCGGCGACGTGCGGGGGTTCCTCGACCGCGTCCTCCCCGACGAGGGCGTGCGGTCGCGGGACGTGTCGCTGCTCTCGGAGTCCGAGAGCGCGCCCGGCGTCGGGGACGTGTCGCTCGCGCTCTCCTGCGCCGAGTGCGAGAACACCGTCACCGCGGAGGGCGAGTCCCGAACGCTCGACGGCGACACCTACTACTTCTGTTGCTCGTCCTGCGAGGAGCGCTTCGTCGAGCGCTACGAGTCGTTCGCGGACGCCACAAACGCCTAA
- a CDS encoding tautomerase, whose amino-acid sequence MPLLAVDADFEIPDADADALTERLTELYSDHMATGTGHVAVAVRDDQHLSLGRATDGPLLFLQADVREGRSFDRRRAFALAAMDEARDRFGVPEPNLKVAFTEHAGDDLMGYDRVGGAWSPEEDA is encoded by the coding sequence ATGCCACTGCTCGCCGTCGACGCCGACTTCGAGATACCCGACGCGGACGCCGACGCGCTCACGGAGCGCCTCACCGAACTCTACAGCGACCACATGGCCACCGGCACCGGCCACGTCGCCGTCGCCGTACGCGACGACCAACACCTCTCGCTCGGCCGCGCCACCGACGGCCCCCTGTTATTCCTGCAGGCGGACGTCCGGGAGGGCCGGTCGTTCGACCGCCGCCGCGCGTTCGCGCTCGCCGCGATGGACGAGGCCCGCGACCGCTTCGGCGTTCCAGAGCCGAACCTGAAAGTCGCGTTCACCGAACACGCCGGCGACGACCTGATGGGGTACGACCGCGTCGGCGGCGCGTGGTCGCCCGAGGAGGATGCCTGA
- a CDS encoding uracil-DNA glycosylase family protein — protein sequence MENVTDRTSNPFGMNPPRETPVPGYGDANADFHVVGDHPGVHGGADTGIPFTGTERARRLQRALAAVGLLADVSDRPEVENLYLSYLHMADADGSPDEAAYRDLEPFFDAELRAITAHVLIPVGERAIDHVLREYTARHAKHAPIDPDALHAEELLGAGFLVLPAKDPGDWSDGDERAFVDALADVLEHDYRRETDLGRFLTGPDPYRVR from the coding sequence GTGGAGAACGTCACCGACCGCACGAGCAACCCCTTCGGGATGAACCCGCCGCGGGAGACGCCGGTTCCCGGGTACGGGGACGCGAACGCCGACTTCCATGTCGTGGGCGACCACCCCGGCGTGCACGGCGGCGCGGACACCGGAATCCCGTTCACCGGCACGGAGCGCGCGCGTCGCCTCCAGCGCGCGCTCGCCGCCGTCGGCCTGCTCGCGGACGTGAGCGACCGGCCGGAGGTGGAGAACCTCTATCTCTCCTACCTCCACATGGCCGACGCGGACGGCAGTCCCGACGAGGCGGCGTACCGCGACCTCGAACCGTTCTTCGACGCGGAACTCCGCGCCATCACCGCGCACGTCCTGATTCCGGTCGGGGAGCGCGCCATCGACCACGTCCTGCGCGAGTACACCGCCCGGCACGCCAAGCACGCGCCAATCGACCCGGACGCCCTGCACGCCGAGGAACTGCTCGGCGCGGGCTTCCTCGTCCTCCCCGCGAAAGACCCCGGCGACTGGAGTGACGGCGACGAACGAGCGTTCGTGGACGCGCTCGCGGACGTCCTGGAGCACGACTACCGCCGCGAAACGGACCTGGGGCGCTTCCTCACCGGCCCCGACCCCTACCGCGTCCGCTAA
- a CDS encoding helix-turn-helix transcriptional regulator, translating to MDDVLSELPPSAKLVVKVLEYNGGLTQKEIVEKSRLSQRTVRDALDRLQENDLVEKDIYIPDARQNLYRLALAESDDEAEEEEVAEAEALLD from the coding sequence ATGGACGACGTACTCTCCGAGTTGCCGCCGAGCGCGAAACTCGTCGTGAAGGTGCTCGAATACAACGGCGGCCTGACCCAGAAGGAAATCGTCGAGAAGTCCCGGCTCTCCCAGCGAACCGTCCGGGACGCCCTCGACCGCCTCCAGGAGAACGACCTCGTGGAGAAGGACATCTACATCCCCGACGCCCGCCAGAACCTCTACCGGCTCGCGCTCGCGGAGAGCGACGACGAGGCGGAAGAAGAGGAGGTCGCGGAAGCCGAAGCCCTTCTAGACTAA
- a CDS encoding heavy-metal-associated domain-containing protein translates to MATTVSVSDLTCDGCERIVRDALTDVSGVESVEISQEDGEAVVEGDADHDRLLRAVDYAGYDGDIQE, encoded by the coding sequence ATGGCGACGACTGTGTCAGTCAGCGACCTCACGTGTGACGGCTGCGAACGAATCGTGCGCGACGCGCTCACCGACGTGAGCGGCGTCGAATCCGTCGAAATCAGCCAGGAGGACGGCGAGGCCGTGGTGGAGGGCGACGCCGACCACGACCGCCTCCTGCGCGCCGTGGACTACGCGGGCTACGACGGCGACATCCAGGAGTAG
- a CDS encoding NAD(P)/FAD-dependent oxidoreductase: protein MERVDVAVVGGGPAGSSAARTAAEHGADAVVFEKGVPRADRPELGPDSTDAAGFLDYWVDIAELDVEAMPEGVYQHRLDKAEFIGPSETVEVTRTGIESSYDEFGFTFHRARLDDWLRSRAEDAGAEYRVGTSVRNVETDLSGEPSHTLTLADGSEVEAEYVILADGPQRQVTMPVLDQYLPEDRAASEVLSPRTVNHIAYQEYREIPEEVFEKHNIKFWWGWMPGETAYPWIFPNRDNVGRVGLTMPIGMDIDDFDKSAYRLLREDDDQIPSGKEYIRRLLEEVYGDEYDIEEDFPVIEEGYGKSKGTETYSISSTRPIDSPTEANIAVAGGAMGTTSAFHEGGDHVAMRTGALAGEYAAEGMLHEYNEAWKEAIGDELLRNVAIADVVKDYGPDDWDKTFDVTRRILEKSTGGSLISRKTASVGVHGLKLYRSYRKTKKKFANGGYVQLRQDEYQY from the coding sequence ATGGAACGAGTGGACGTGGCGGTCGTCGGCGGCGGGCCGGCGGGGTCGTCGGCCGCCCGAACGGCGGCGGAGCACGGCGCTGACGCCGTGGTGTTCGAGAAGGGAGTGCCGCGCGCGGACCGCCCCGAACTGGGGCCGGATTCGACGGACGCCGCGGGCTTCCTCGACTACTGGGTTGACATCGCGGAACTGGACGTCGAGGCGATGCCCGAGGGCGTCTACCAGCACCGCCTCGACAAGGCGGAGTTCATCGGGCCGTCGGAGACGGTGGAAGTGACCCGGACGGGCATCGAGTCCTCCTACGACGAGTTCGGGTTCACGTTCCACCGCGCGCGCCTCGACGACTGGCTCCGCAGTCGCGCGGAGGACGCGGGAGCGGAGTACCGTGTCGGGACGAGCGTGCGGAACGTCGAAACCGATCTCTCGGGCGAGCCGTCGCACACGCTCACGCTCGCGGACGGGAGCGAGGTCGAGGCGGAGTACGTGATTCTCGCGGACGGCCCGCAGCGCCAGGTGACGATGCCCGTCCTCGACCAGTACCTGCCCGAAGACCGCGCGGCCTCCGAGGTCTTGTCGCCGCGCACGGTGAACCACATCGCCTACCAGGAGTACCGGGAGATCCCCGAGGAGGTGTTCGAGAAGCACAACATCAAGTTCTGGTGGGGCTGGATGCCGGGCGAGACCGCGTACCCCTGGATCTTCCCGAACCGGGACAACGTCGGGCGCGTCGGCCTGACGATGCCCATCGGGATGGACATCGACGACTTCGACAAATCGGCGTACCGCCTCCTGCGGGAGGACGACGACCAGATTCCGTCCGGGAAGGAGTACATTCGACGCCTCCTCGAAGAGGTGTACGGCGACGAGTACGACATCGAGGAGGACTTCCCCGTCATCGAGGAGGGGTACGGGAAGTCCAAAGGGACGGAGACCTATTCGATTTCGAGCACGCGCCCCATCGACTCCCCGACGGAGGCGAACATCGCGGTCGCGGGCGGCGCGATGGGCACAACGTCGGCGTTCCACGAGGGCGGCGACCACGTCGCGATGCGGACGGGCGCGCTCGCCGGCGAGTACGCCGCCGAGGGCATGCTCCACGAGTACAACGAGGCGTGGAAGGAAGCCATCGGGGACGAACTCCTGCGGAACGTCGCCATCGCGGACGTGGTGAAGGACTACGGCCCCGACGACTGGGACAAGACGTTCGACGTGACGCGGCGCATCCTCGAAAAGTCCACGGGCGGGTCGCTCATCAGTCGGAAGACCGCGAGCGTCGGCGTGCACGGCCTCAAGCTCTACCGGAGTTATCGGAAGACGAAGAAGAAGTTCGCGAACGGCGGGTACGTCCAGCTCCGCCAGGACGAGTACCAGTACTAG
- a CDS encoding MBL fold metallo-hydrolase, whose translation MRHIQLGNTEFEGRNSVYLLAGDGPTTLVDTGVGTDGVYDELAGALSDAGHAVGDLDRILLTHFHEDHAGLAGRLQRESGADVVVHEADAPLVAGDEEARAAMHDRQRDLLDEWGMPAEKQRELLDFLDTHDDIRGEPADVTPVADGDTLALGPYEAEVVHLPGHAAGLVGYLVEREGRREAFVGDALLPKYTPNVGGADVRVERPLRTYLDSLDRIESLGLDRAWPGHRGPIFAPTLRARDIADHHAERTERVLSVLRERGPATPWEVSADLFGDLHAIHVLHGPGEAYAHLDHLESEGVVSRTGREYALVADADAADLRLD comes from the coding sequence ATGCGACACATCCAGCTCGGGAACACCGAGTTCGAGGGCCGGAACAGCGTCTACCTCCTCGCCGGGGACGGCCCGACGACGCTCGTGGACACGGGCGTCGGCACGGACGGCGTGTACGACGAACTCGCGGGCGCGCTCTCCGACGCCGGGCACGCGGTCGGCGACCTCGACCGCATCCTCCTGACGCACTTCCACGAGGACCACGCGGGCCTCGCGGGACGCCTCCAGCGGGAGAGCGGCGCGGACGTGGTCGTCCACGAGGCGGACGCGCCGCTCGTCGCCGGCGACGAGGAGGCGCGTGCGGCGATGCACGACCGCCAGCGCGACCTCCTGGACGAGTGGGGGATGCCCGCGGAGAAGCAGCGCGAACTCCTCGACTTCCTCGACACCCACGACGACATCCGGGGCGAACCCGCGGACGTGACGCCGGTGGCGGACGGCGACACGCTCGCGCTCGGCCCGTACGAGGCCGAGGTCGTTCACCTTCCGGGGCACGCCGCCGGGCTCGTGGGCTACCTCGTGGAGCGCGAGGGCCGCCGGGAGGCGTTCGTCGGGGACGCCCTCCTCCCGAAGTACACGCCGAACGTCGGCGGCGCGGACGTGCGCGTCGAACGCCCCCTCCGGACGTACCTCGACAGCCTCGACCGCATCGAATCCCTCGGCCTCGACCGGGCGTGGCCCGGCCACCGCGGCCCCATCTTCGCGCCGACTCTCCGCGCGCGAGACATCGCCGACCACCACGCCGAGCGCACCGAGCGCGTGCTCTCCGTGCTCCGCGAGCGCGGGCCGGCGACGCCCTGGGAGGTGAGCGCCGACCTGTTCGGCGACCTGCACGCCATCCACGTCCTCCACGGGCCGGGCGAGGCGTACGCCCACCTCGACCACCTCGAATCGGAGGGCGTCGTCTCCCGCACCGGCCGCGAGTACGCGCTCGTCGCGGACGCGGACGCCGCCGACCTCCGGCTGGACTGA